A stretch of the Prochlorococcus marinus str. MIT 0918 genome encodes the following:
- the proC gene encoding pyrroline-5-carboxylate reductase: MSLSLGVIGLGRMAQVILQSLFLKEKFSSDEVLGVVGKTKSVEQVLAQFSNDISVVAANDSEAEKVWQLPVKILAVKPQQINQIKEKAYIASDLSKDRPLLISIVAGVNLTRLQALFPSHACVRAVPNTPVLVGSGLTGLSWGDRVSLEQRELVEAIFKPNSEVFELPEEHLDAFLALTSSGPAYVALISEALADGAVAAGLPRDLAQSLTHSTLEGTALLLKQKGLHPGQLKDMVASPAGTTITALRHLEKQGLRSALIEAVVIAAQKSREMA, translated from the coding sequence GTGTCTTTGTCTTTGGGTGTAATTGGATTAGGAAGAATGGCTCAGGTCATTCTTCAGAGTTTATTTTTAAAAGAAAAATTTAGTTCAGATGAAGTTTTAGGAGTAGTAGGTAAAACAAAAAGTGTAGAACAGGTTTTAGCCCAATTTTCTAATGATATCTCTGTAGTAGCGGCTAATGATTCAGAGGCTGAAAAGGTTTGGCAGTTGCCTGTGAAAATTTTGGCAGTTAAGCCTCAACAGATAAATCAGATTAAAGAAAAAGCTTATATAGCTTCTGATTTGAGTAAAGATCGTCCGTTGTTAATTTCTATTGTGGCTGGAGTTAATTTGACGAGACTTCAGGCTCTATTCCCTTCCCACGCCTGTGTTCGTGCAGTTCCTAATACTCCAGTTTTAGTTGGGTCTGGGCTTACGGGACTCTCCTGGGGAGATAGGGTTTCGTTAGAACAGAGGGAATTAGTAGAAGCAATCTTTAAGCCTAATAGTGAGGTTTTTGAATTACCAGAAGAACACTTAGATGCTTTCTTAGCATTGACTTCTTCGGGGCCTGCATATGTTGCTTTAATTTCTGAAGCATTGGCTGATGGTGCCGTTGCTGCGGGATTGCCTAGGGATTTAGCTCAATCTTTGACTCATTCAACGCTTGAGGGGACTGCTTTATTGCTAAAACAAAAAGGATTACATCCTGGGCAACTGAAAGATATGGTTGCTTCACCTGCAGGAACTACTATCACTGCCTTACGTCATCTTGAAAAACAAGGATTGAGATCGGCTTTAATTGAAGCTGTAGTTATTGCTGCACAAAAGAGTCGAGAAATGGCTTAA
- a CDS encoding glycosyltransferase family 4 protein, translating to MSPHIAWLGKKSPFCGNVSYGFSTTKELRKRGYQTSFIHFDNPGNSNTSKTSLLANDPDVSLPYLIKSQVYTIPSLSAQRELRESLERLKPDIVHASLTLSPLDFRLPDLCQQINVPLVATFHPPFDSKLRNLTASTQQLTYQLYAPALSRFNKVIVFSDKQAEVLIKLGVKKNRLDVIPNGVDEEIWMPINSDSASSEKINVQNRLGSKRTFLYMGRIAAEKNLEALLKAWKASNTNGCQLVIVGDGPLRPTLENNFLSTDDCEILWWGYEADLKKKVALLQCTEVFILPSLVEGLSLALLEAMATGTACIATDAGADGEVLKQGAGIIISTESVTSQLKTLLPVLKEHPLLISELGKRARLRILEQFTLKKSIDSLENLYNNLL from the coding sequence GTGTCTCCTCATATAGCCTGGCTTGGGAAAAAATCACCCTTTTGCGGAAATGTTAGCTACGGATTTAGTACAACCAAAGAACTAAGGAAAAGAGGATATCAAACTAGCTTTATTCACTTTGATAACCCTGGCAACTCCAATACATCCAAAACATCTCTCTTAGCTAATGATCCTGATGTAAGCCTTCCATATTTAATTAAGTCACAGGTTTATACCATCCCTTCACTAAGTGCTCAACGCGAACTCAGAGAATCATTAGAACGATTAAAACCAGACATTGTTCATGCCAGTCTTACACTTTCACCTCTTGACTTTAGGCTCCCAGATCTATGTCAGCAAATTAATGTCCCATTAGTGGCTACCTTTCATCCACCTTTTGATTCAAAGCTAAGAAACCTAACAGCTAGCACTCAACAACTTACTTATCAACTCTATGCCCCAGCTCTCTCACGCTTTAATAAAGTAATAGTCTTTTCAGACAAACAAGCAGAAGTACTTATAAAACTAGGAGTAAAGAAAAATAGGCTTGACGTAATTCCTAACGGAGTTGATGAAGAGATATGGATGCCTATCAATTCTGACTCAGCATCATCTGAAAAAATAAATGTACAAAACCGTTTGGGTTCAAAAAGAACTTTCTTATATATGGGAAGAATTGCTGCAGAAAAAAACCTAGAGGCTCTTTTAAAAGCATGGAAAGCAAGTAATACAAATGGATGTCAGCTTGTAATTGTTGGAGATGGTCCACTGAGACCAACCCTAGAAAATAATTTCTTATCAACAGATGATTGTGAAATCCTCTGGTGGGGATACGAAGCTGATTTAAAGAAAAAAGTTGCTCTACTGCAATGTACAGAAGTTTTTATACTGCCTAGTTTAGTAGAAGGCTTGTCTCTAGCCTTGCTGGAGGCTATGGCAACAGGTACAGCTTGTATAGCTACTGATGCAGGAGCTGATGGAGAAGTTCTAAAACAAGGTGCGGGAATAATCATCAGCACCGAAAGTGTGACATCACAATTAAAAACTTTACTCCCAGTACTGAAAGAACACCCCTTATTAATCTCTGAACTTGGCAAAAGAGCAAGGTTAAGAATCTTAGAGCAATTTACTCTTAAAAAAAGTATTGATTCTCTAGAAAATCTTTACAACAATCTCCTTTAA
- the der gene encoding ribosome biogenesis GTPase Der → MARPIVAIIGRPNVGKSTLVNRLCRSRDAIVHDQPGVTRDRSYQEGFWADREFTVVDTGGLVFNDESEFLPEIRQQAELALTEAAIALIIVDGQQGLTVADEAIAEWIRSYDCKALVAVNKCESPEIGLSMAAEFWRLGLGNPYPVSAIHGVGTGDLMDKVVELLPPKELDAEGKDNIQVSIIGRPNVGKSSLLNAISGENRAIVSSIRGTTRDTIDTSIIRENRCWRLIDTAGIRRRKSVQYGPEFFGINRSFKAIERSDVCLLVVDALEGVTEQDQRLAGRIEQEGRACLIIVNKWDAVEKDTYTMPIIEKELRAKLYFLDWAKMLFTSALTGKRVEHIFRLASLAVEQHRRRVSTSVVNEVISEALSWRSPPTSRGGRQGRLYYATQVASAPPSFTLFVNEPKLFGDSYRRYIERQLREGLGFEGTPLKLFWRGKQQREVEREIARKQNNTPS, encoded by the coding sequence ATGGCGCGACCTATTGTAGCCATTATTGGTCGTCCAAATGTTGGTAAATCTACTCTGGTCAATAGACTATGCCGTAGTCGAGACGCGATAGTTCATGATCAGCCTGGAGTCACTAGAGATCGCAGTTATCAGGAAGGGTTTTGGGCCGATAGAGAATTTACTGTGGTTGATACGGGAGGGCTGGTTTTTAATGATGAAAGTGAGTTTTTACCAGAGATAAGACAACAGGCCGAACTTGCACTTACAGAAGCAGCAATTGCTTTAATTATTGTTGATGGTCAGCAAGGTTTGACGGTTGCTGATGAGGCTATCGCGGAGTGGATTAGAAGTTATGATTGTAAGGCTTTAGTAGCTGTAAACAAATGTGAATCTCCAGAGATAGGTCTTTCAATGGCAGCTGAATTTTGGAGATTAGGTTTGGGAAATCCATATCCTGTTTCGGCAATACATGGAGTAGGTACTGGTGACTTAATGGATAAAGTAGTTGAATTACTACCGCCTAAGGAACTAGATGCTGAAGGGAAAGACAATATTCAAGTATCAATTATTGGGCGACCAAATGTAGGTAAATCTAGTTTGTTGAATGCAATCAGTGGAGAGAATAGAGCAATTGTTAGTTCTATTAGAGGTACTACAAGGGATACTATTGACACATCAATAATTAGAGAAAATAGATGTTGGAGATTAATTGATACGGCTGGAATACGTCGACGTAAAAGTGTTCAATATGGCCCAGAGTTTTTTGGGATCAATCGTAGTTTTAAAGCAATTGAAAGAAGTGATGTATGTCTTTTGGTTGTAGATGCATTAGAAGGTGTTACTGAACAAGATCAACGCCTTGCAGGAAGAATTGAACAAGAAGGAAGAGCGTGTTTGATAATTGTTAATAAATGGGATGCTGTTGAAAAAGATACTTATACAATGCCAATCATTGAGAAAGAACTTCGAGCAAAATTATATTTTTTAGATTGGGCAAAAATGTTATTCACTTCAGCGCTTACGGGGAAGAGAGTTGAACATATTTTTCGATTGGCCTCTTTAGCTGTTGAACAGCATAGAAGAAGAGTATCTACATCAGTAGTTAATGAAGTAATTTCGGAGGCTTTAAGTTGGAGAAGTCCACCAACGAGTAGAGGTGGTAGGCAAGGGAGGCTTTACTACGCAACACAAGTAGCAAGTGCTCCGCCTAGCTTTACTCTTTTTGTAAACGAACCTAAACTATTTGGTGATTCATATAGAAGGTATATAGAGAGACAATTAAGAGAAGGACTAGGGTTTGAAGGTACTCCGTTGAAATTATTTTGGCGAGGTAAGCAACAACGAGAAGTTGAGAGAGAGATTGCTCGTAAGCAAAATAATACGCCTAGTTAA
- a CDS encoding cell division protein SepF — protein sequence MSLISRLRAVVAGEDYLDGDFDELDYETGEGFEGSDQVGSNGSNGLTPFSGSNPFTTRDSSSKVIGMPGISTATAEVSLMEPRSFDEMPKAIQALRERKTVILNLTMMEPDQAQRAVDFVAGGTFAIDGHQERVGESIFLFAPSCVTVTNSFQEEPSPSSVTTSDSDNDSNEDLSAPEPAWGEPVSTAI from the coding sequence GTGTCGCTTATTTCACGTCTTAGAGCTGTTGTCGCTGGTGAAGACTATTTAGATGGTGATTTTGATGAGCTTGACTATGAAACAGGTGAAGGTTTTGAGGGCTCAGATCAAGTCGGAAGTAACGGTTCGAATGGGTTAACCCCTTTTTCTGGTTCCAATCCTTTTACTACTAGAGATTCTTCATCGAAGGTGATAGGAATGCCTGGTATCTCAACGGCAACTGCAGAAGTCAGCTTGATGGAGCCAAGAAGTTTTGATGAAATGCCTAAAGCAATTCAAGCATTGAGAGAAAGAAAAACAGTTATTTTGAATTTAACAATGATGGAGCCAGATCAAGCTCAGAGAGCAGTTGATTTTGTTGCTGGTGGTACTTTTGCGATAGATGGACATCAAGAACGTGTTGGTGAGAGTATTTTCCTTTTTGCTCCAAGTTGTGTAACAGTAACTAATTCCTTTCAAGAAGAACCTTCTCCATCTAGTGTGACCACCTCAGATTCTGACAATGATTCTAATGAAGATCTTTCTGCGCCAGAACCTGCTTGGGGCGAACCTGTTTCAACAGCAATTTGA
- a CDS encoding PipX family protein, translating into MSFASERYLNHPTFGMLYLVSPAGEGRDIYATLYAQKMFFLVSLQPRGAEFEVIPYMDARHYADMNLARCRRDKSEDFEVWQKLFKQTFI; encoded by the coding sequence TTGAGCTTCGCTTCTGAGAGATATCTTAACCATCCCACTTTTGGGATGCTCTATTTGGTTTCCCCTGCAGGCGAAGGAAGAGATATTTATGCAACTCTTTATGCTCAGAAAATGTTTTTTTTAGTTTCACTGCAACCAAGAGGCGCAGAATTTGAGGTGATTCCTTATATGGATGCCCGTCATTATGCAGATATGAACCTAGCCCGTTGTAGAAGAGATAAATCTGAGGACTTTGAAGTGTGGCAAAAATTATTTAAGCAAACTTTTATTTAA
- a CDS encoding energy-coupling factor transporter transmembrane component T family protein yields MDFLKRVPIGQYVAGSSGWLRRIDPRVKFSWVLMFLITPILAGPLWRVCIVISLLFITFIGSLPLRVVWRTLVFLVILSCFFGLFAMFLPTNEVVGQLNIRTPQELPNAITFGPSWEILRFGPFDFGQLSIGPFVVDRQSAELGVKTSTLIFTVVYSVNLMLITTSPEDLMWTLRWFLTPLALIGFPLDRMSFQLLLALRFIPLVQEECQNLLRSLATRAVDFRKLGFKKSIGLILSVGERLLLNILLRAEQGGDALLIRRGGYLLSPDLFKPKNSWKKKSRWINLFSACLLIFVLCLRYKYGLI; encoded by the coding sequence ATGGATTTTTTAAAAAGGGTTCCAATAGGTCAATATGTCGCAGGTTCTTCGGGATGGTTGAGAAGAATTGACCCAAGGGTTAAATTCTCTTGGGTTTTGATGTTTTTAATTACACCAATACTTGCGGGACCGTTGTGGAGAGTCTGTATAGTTATTTCACTTCTTTTTATTACTTTTATTGGCTCCTTGCCTTTAAGAGTTGTTTGGAGAACGCTGGTTTTTTTAGTTATTCTTTCTTGTTTTTTTGGTCTTTTTGCGATGTTTTTGCCAACAAATGAAGTTGTTGGCCAGTTAAACATACGAACCCCTCAAGAACTTCCAAATGCCATAACCTTTGGTCCCTCTTGGGAAATTTTAAGATTTGGTCCTTTTGATTTCGGTCAGCTTTCTATAGGCCCTTTTGTTGTTGACAGGCAATCTGCTGAATTAGGAGTGAAAACCTCAACATTAATTTTCACCGTTGTTTATAGCGTTAATCTCATGCTAATAACCACTTCCCCAGAGGATTTGATGTGGACTTTAAGATGGTTCCTTACTCCGCTTGCTTTGATTGGATTCCCATTGGATAGAATGAGCTTTCAGCTTTTATTGGCTTTACGTTTTATACCTTTGGTTCAAGAAGAATGTCAAAATCTACTTCGATCCTTGGCTACAAGAGCAGTTGATTTTAGAAAATTGGGATTCAAAAAATCTATAGGATTAATTTTATCAGTGGGAGAACGCTTGCTTTTAAATATTTTATTAAGAGCTGAACAAGGTGGGGATGCTCTTTTGATTAGGAGAGGGGGGTACTTGTTAAGCCCAGATTTATTCAAGCCAAAGAATTCTTGGAAAAAAAAGTCAAGATGGATCAATTTATTCTCGGCTTGCTTATTGATATTTGTCTTATGTTTAAGATATAAATATGGTTTGATTTGA
- a CDS encoding MFS transporter codes for MSQIFSQLADKLYIVLSIYLISKYWVDINQIHTELIEIPSSNLSSLIEIKTNRITLLATGVYIANTLPAILIGGISGIIVDFFQKIKVLYFTNLMKGLLMLLIPICILPGPSWKGCEWGYWAFLFITFISSCLTQILTPAEQSIIPILVPKNNLITANSIYQSTNIGAIILGFSLGEVFLLLMKAFFGFLSITGGEFLLLPIFYFIASSTIRSVKLKENIENMLQPSKRNIIDQIKKSFRLLENNIIKKSLTQIIFVYCLLASLYILSIHIASTITSLGPTRFGVLLGFNGLGIALGAIYLTQTARVNQAKTPNIGFLIIAFSLIALGLAQGSILFCTLFCTLIGIGTSFIVIPAQTRIQKNTPTDQLGKIFGLQNNLNNIAIIVPLLSISAFLNKFGLIPLLIVLAALSFYEAFNGHIH; via the coding sequence GTGTCACAAATTTTTTCTCAATTAGCTGATAAACTCTACATAGTTTTATCTATTTACCTAATTAGTAAATACTGGGTTGATATTAATCAAATTCATACTGAATTAATTGAAATACCTTCCTCTAATTTAAGTTCATTAATCGAAATTAAAACTAACAGAATCACACTTCTTGCAACAGGTGTTTATATAGCAAATACTTTGCCTGCAATACTTATTGGAGGAATATCAGGAATAATTGTAGATTTTTTTCAAAAAATAAAGGTACTGTATTTTACAAACCTAATGAAAGGCTTACTAATGCTTTTAATTCCTATATGTATTCTCCCTGGTCCTAGTTGGAAAGGTTGTGAATGGGGCTATTGGGCATTTCTATTTATTACTTTTATTAGCTCATGTCTTACACAAATACTAACTCCAGCCGAGCAATCAATCATACCTATATTAGTGCCAAAAAACAATCTTATTACAGCTAACTCAATATATCAATCTACAAATATTGGAGCAATCATTTTGGGTTTTTCCTTAGGAGAAGTTTTCTTACTTTTAATGAAAGCATTCTTCGGATTTTTAAGCATAACAGGTGGGGAATTTCTCCTGTTACCAATTTTCTATTTCATAGCATCTTCAACAATTAGATCAGTTAAATTGAAGGAAAATATTGAGAATATGCTTCAGCCATCAAAGAGAAATATTATTGATCAGATAAAAAAAAGTTTTAGATTACTAGAGAATAATATAATTAAAAAATCTTTAACTCAAATTATTTTTGTTTATTGCTTACTTGCTTCACTTTATATTTTATCAATACACATCGCATCTACGATCACTAGTTTAGGTCCTACTAGGTTTGGAGTTCTTCTTGGCTTTAATGGCCTAGGCATTGCATTAGGAGCAATATATTTAACTCAAACAGCAAGGGTGAATCAAGCTAAAACTCCTAATATTGGCTTCCTTATCATAGCTTTCAGTTTAATAGCACTTGGTTTAGCGCAAGGTTCAATATTATTTTGCACATTATTTTGCACTCTTATTGGTATAGGAACATCTTTTATCGTTATCCCTGCTCAAACTAGAATTCAAAAAAATACCCCAACAGATCAACTAGGTAAAATCTTTGGCCTACAGAACAATTTGAATAATATCGCAATAATTGTTCCTCTATTATCAATAAGTGCCTTCTTAAATAAGTTTGGATTAATCCCTTTATTAATAGTGCTTGCGGCCCTGTCATTTTATGAGGCTTTCAATGGACACATCCATTAA
- a CDS encoding YggS family pyridoxal phosphate-dependent enzyme, whose protein sequence is MKANLDLKEFKQLLPSQVNLLAVSKGHEISQIKSLASQGQIDFGESRVQEALPKIESLKYLKDIKWHFIGNLQANKVRQVVRSFDVIHSVDSLKLAKRISRIAVEEVKKMTVMVQVKFREDTNKSGLLPDEIRAQWNQFLELPNVNIVGVMTISPIALQNIQRRTLFRECKTFAAELNLKECSMGMSGDWKEAVEEGATWIRLGSLLFGNSLRRQLSQDIKKSN, encoded by the coding sequence GTGAAAGCCAATCTAGATTTAAAAGAATTTAAGCAATTACTTCCTAGTCAAGTAAACCTTTTGGCTGTAAGCAAGGGGCATGAAATTAGTCAAATAAAATCCCTGGCATCTCAAGGGCAAATTGATTTTGGGGAAAGTAGAGTCCAAGAAGCTTTACCTAAAATAGAATCTCTAAAATATTTGAAAGATATCAAATGGCATTTTATTGGTAACCTTCAAGCAAATAAAGTACGTCAGGTTGTTAGGTCTTTTGATGTAATCCATTCAGTAGACTCTTTGAAACTAGCAAAAAGAATTTCAAGAATAGCTGTTGAAGAAGTTAAAAAAATGACTGTTATGGTCCAAGTGAAATTTCGAGAGGATACTAATAAGTCTGGATTATTACCTGATGAGATTAGAGCTCAATGGAATCAATTTCTTGAATTGCCTAATGTCAACATTGTAGGAGTTATGACAATTTCACCTATTGCTCTACAGAATATTCAAAGAAGAACTCTTTTTAGAGAATGTAAAACATTTGCTGCTGAATTGAATTTAAAAGAGTGCTCAATGGGAATGAGCGGAGATTGGAAAGAGGCAGTAGAAGAAGGGGCAACCTGGATACGTCTAGGTTCTTTATTATTTGGCAATAGTCTGCGCCGTCAATTAAGCCAAGATATCAAGAAAAGCAATTAA